In Babesia bovis T2Bo chromosome 3, whole genome shotgun sequence, the genomic window ATGTAGGATATTCATTGTATGACTGTTTTCAGGAATAATATACATGACTATTATCGCAAAAGTTTTAGACAATAATGAGAGATTGGACCATTTCATTATTGAACTGTCCGAGTATTACGACGTTTCATGGTTGGTAACGATATGTTTGTTTACACCTTCTGGTTTTTGAATCTACATAGAAATGCTCATATGCCGCTTTCATTAAAACTTACACGTTAACTATACACGTATTAGATAAATGTACTCTCATTTTACTCATTGTTACAACAATGTCTCACTGTCTTTCAGGGAGGAAGTACCGCCAAAAGGTGACACTACTGAGGAATTCGGTAGTGCAAAATATGAAAGGTATTAGCACTTAGATTCAATTTATATACTACTTACAGTGCATTATATGCTCATGGACTTTTGATTTCTATAGTTCGGCGTCATATGGAGATGATACCGCAAGCGTACGCAGAGGTTACAAGAAAATTCTTTAGTTTCGATTACTACCTCCATTTGCTGGTTTGTCAATTTTACACGTACACTATAGTACTAAGGGGAAAATAGAACTGGTTTCTATCGAAATTGAGATAGAGAATCCGCTGAACAGACACCTAACACGGCTAATGGAAAACCCATCTATTAGAGGAGCGCTTGGTGAGGTTAGCCTCtttttattgtttttgATGTATACAGAAGTTGGATAATATCAAGCGATTTTTATATGGTCAAGTAGATCTATTTTCCTTTTAATTTTGCTTAGGTCTTGACATCAATGATGATGTGGACATTCAGTACGTTGAAACATTGGGATTTTTCATGATTTTTTAACACAGAAGTATAGAACTACCTGATATACTAGGCGTTGGAATATACAAATCTTTGTCATTACTCAATCATTCATGTCAGCCTAATATAGAGTTTGATTACGTCGATAACAACACAGCGAGAGTAGGTCACTTTAATATCGTTGTCTAACGTACGATACAGGTACAACTACTCCGCCCAGTTTCAGCAGGGGAGCAAGCAACCATTTCATATGTAGATGCCACATTACCACTGGAAAAGCGCCGAAGGGAACTATGGGATGTGAGTGAAACTGTGGATTCATTATGACCATTTACAGAATTACTTGTTCATATGTCGTTGTCAAAGGTGTTTAGAAGAAGATGGAAACGAGATCCATGAAATAAGTGAAACTGTTGCTGAATGAC contains:
- a CDS encoding SET domain family protein, producing MVNEECKHLTDHLTKGYINAYEGNGCFFESTLDNTPKFLYDQPLYAFVHSFSRRGCLFCEHCFRPVGSLMDNINHLIQQLYPKLSVDTCHLIAPHNVHFTQTTFHCEACNSPFCSSSCLKASDSFHKFICQKLSPTESEGLKDLQSYALRTNENFYFIGIIYMTIIAKVLDNNERLDHFIIELSEYYDVSWEEVPPKGDTTEEFGSAKYESALYAHGLLISIVRRHMEMIPQAYAEVTRKFFSFDYYLHLLGKIELVSIEIEIENPLNRHLTRLMENPSIRGALGEKLDNIKRFLYGLDINDDVDIQSIELPDILGVGIYKSLSLLNHSCQPNIEFDYVDNNTARVQLLRPVSAGEQATISYVDATLPLEKRRRELWDNYLFICRCQRCLEEDGNEIHEISETVAE